One window of the Diospyros lotus cultivar Yz01 chromosome 12, ASM1463336v1, whole genome shotgun sequence genome contains the following:
- the LOC127786874 gene encoding FHA domain-containing protein FHA2 gives MGSGGGSGSDVEAGFAKLQGEDFEYYMQTYSIILGRNSKKSTVDVDLSSLGGGMNISRHHARIFYDFQRRRFALEVFGKNGCFVEGVLHLPGNAPVKLDSQDLLQIGDKEFYFLLPVRSILGGPIGPRHHLNYHPQPAAAAAPHHHQLLPPAGRVAKAGRGRVMSSNSEYFEDDYADEEGRGAGDEGLVPAKKVRRGGDGHEMYGHISSGSGGKGVVSGQLVPADKKVEARSRIDRDSDNHQLLQLEEKDVVSSVATVLSDLCGPGEWMPMEKLHTELLDQYSNVWHHSRVRRYLTPEDYPGPESMGKPWFGLLMLLRKYPEHFVINTRSKGRVTLEFVSLVSLLS, from the exons ATGGGAAGCGGCGGCGGCAGCGGCAGCGACGTGGAGGCAGGGTTTGCGAAGCTGCAGGGGGAAGACTTCGAGTACTATATGCAGACCTACTCCATCATATTGGGCCGCAACAGCAAGAAATCAACCGTCGATGTCGACCTCTCCTCCCTCGGCGGCGGCATGAACATCTCCCGCCACCACGCCCGCATCTTCTACGACTTCCAGCGCCGCCGATTCGCCCTCGAGGTCTTCGGCAAGAACGGCTGCTTCGTCGAGGGCGTGCTCCACCTTCCCGGTAACGCTCCCGTCAAGCTCGACTCTCAGGACCTCCTCCAGATCGGGGACAAGGAGTTCTATTTCCTTCTCCCTGTGCGCAGCATCCTCGGCGGCCCCATCGGCCCCCGGCACCACCTCAATTACCATCCTCAGCCCGCCGCGGCGGCCGCGCCGCATCACCACCAGTTGCTGCCGCCGGCCGGTAGGGTTGCGAAGGCTGGGAGGGGTAGGGTTATGAGTAGCAACAGCGAGTACTTTGAGGATGACTATGCCGATGAAGAAGGTCGTGGCGCCGGCGACGAGGGCTTGGTTCCGGCTAAAAAGGTGAGGAGGGGAGGGGATGGGCATGAGATGTACGGGCACATCTCGTCAGGTTCCGGTGGAAAGGGGGTGGTTTCGGGACAATTGG TTCCTGCAGATAAGAAGGTTGAGGCAAGGTCCAGAATCGACAGAGATTCCGATAATCATCAACTTCTTCAGTTGGAAGAGAAGGATGTGGTATCATCTGTAGCTACAGTGCTTTCTGATCTTTGTGGTCCTGGGGAATGGATGCCAATGGAAAAACTCCATACAGAG TTGTTGGACCAATACAGCAATGTTTGGCATCACAGTCGCGTGAGGAGATATCTCACACCGGAGGACTATCCTGGTCCTGAATCGATGGGGAAACCATGGTTTGGATTGCTCATGTTGTTGAGGAAGTATCCGGAGCATTTTGTCATCAATACAAGATCCAAGGGCCGGGTAACCCTAGAGTTCGTCTCTCTTGTATCACTCCTTTCATGA
- the LOC127787309 gene encoding dolichol-phosphate mannose synthase subunit 3-like, with the protein MKHIVKIMTLLVAISAFWIGLLQTSIVPHSYTWLLPLYFIVSLGCYGLLMVGVGLMQFPTCPQEAVLLQQDIVEAKEFLQQRGVDISSD; encoded by the exons ATGAAACACATTGTGAAGATAATGACATTGCTGGTAGCCATATCTGCCTTTTGGATTGGCCTACTCCAAACATCAATAGTTCCACACAGCTATACTTGGTTG CTACCTTTGTACTTTATTGTGTCATTGGGATGCTATGGCCTATTGATGGTAGGAGTTGGTCTGATGCAATTTCCAACTTGCCCCCAAGAGGCAGTGCTTCTGCAGCAG GACATTGTGGAGGCAAAGGAATTCCTACAGCAAAGAGGGGTTGATATTAGTTCCGATTGA
- the LOC127814050 gene encoding DNA-directed RNA polymerases I, II, and III subunit RPABC5, producing the protein MIIPVRCFTCGKVIGNKWDTYLDLLQADYTEGDALDALGLVRYCCRRMLMTHVDLIEKLLNYNTLEKSEGS; encoded by the exons ATGATCATACCAGTTCGTTGCTTTACTTGCGGGAAG GTTATTGGAAACAAATGGGACACCTATCTTGATCTTCTGCAGGCGGATTATACCGAAGG AGATGCCCTTGATGCGCTGGGGTTGGTTCGGTATTGTTGTAGAAGAATGCTTATGACACATGTTGACCTCATTGAGAAGCTTCTAAACTACAACA CTCTGGAGAAGTCTGAAGGCAGTTGA
- the LOC127813891 gene encoding uncharacterized protein LOC127813891 yields the protein MGVLGESWCFCNGGGKSERIKAAIFSGKGPAMARISPGGAGGEMSGTGFLIHRNLLLTTHVNLPSVAAAEAAEIRLQNGVGASLFPHRFFITSSVLDLTIVGLDSMDGDSNTQGQQPHYLKTCSRPNLELGGIVYLLGYTQKKELTVGEGKVVIATDNLIKLSTDDVTWSPGSAGFDVQGNLAFMVCDPMKLATSPNTKSCSTSSSSSSSWKKDLLMQFGIPIPAICDWLNQHWEGNLDELNKPKLPLIRLMSAGQKSDHSCASFTMRRVFKSTEAENEGTPSSSNIILKTKDQPGPSSSAAANTFDEENPITGSHAATHVQGIPTPEIYESPKLTSVPVRKKENNQTQILDINFPTKVAKTPVLPQPTMSLAPYSDENCLKEPTLLRPLREEDRFSDRGQNDAIPDADTAATGSVNEAQSEVQSSSSPIQVLDVQNGYSSEGETTMYSAETAESRNYPSPREGKFQQIGRSQSCVNYNRWNTVQRNPVARKAGLEKQRSFTQGRKLHSQGAIPQKSNDYFSPTVSSIMKKRNSSEQPQLINRPRQNAVHSSPRWMF from the exons ATGGGGGTTCTGGGGGAATCTTGGTGCTTCTGCAATGGTGGAGGCAAGTCTGAGAGAATCAAAGCCGCCATTTTCTCCGGAAAGGGACCGGCCATGGCCCGAATCTCCCCCGGCGGTGCTGGAGGAGAAATGTCCGGCACTGGCTTTCTGATCCACCGGAATCTACTGTTGACCACTCACGTCAACCTCCCGTCGGTAGCCGCCGCTGAGGCGGCCGAGATCCGGCTGCAAAATGGCGTTGGTGCTAGCCTTTTTCCCCACAG GTTTTTCATCACCAGCTCCGTTCTTGATCTCACAATAGTGGGTTTGGATTCCATGGATGGAGACTCAAATACTCAGGGACAGCAACCTCACTACTTGAAAACCTGCTCTAGACCAAACCTGGAGCTGGGTGGTATAGTTTACCTTCTAGGGTACACACAGAAAAAAGAGTTGACCGTTGGTGAAGGAAAAGTGGTTATAGCCACCGACAATCTCATAAAGCTGTCCACTGATGATGTAACTTGGAGCCCTGGATCCGCGGGTTTTGATGTGCAAGGCAATCTTGCATTCATGGTCTGTGATCCTATGAAATTGGCTACATCTCCAAACACAAAATCCTGTTCAACTtcgtcttcttcatcatcatcatggaAGAAGGATCTTCTCATGCAATTTGGAATTCCTATTCCTGCCATCTGTGATTGGTTAAACCAACACTGGGAGGGTAACCTCGATGAACTCAACAAACCTAAATTGCCACTCATCCGATTGATGTCTGCTGGACAGAAGAGTGATCATTCTTGTGCATCGTTCACAATGAGGAGGGTTTTCAAGTCTACGGAGGCCGAAAATGAAGGAACACCATCCTcatcaaatataatattgaaaaCAAAGGATCAACCAGGACCCAGCTCTTCTGCTGCTGCAAATACCTTTGATGAAGAAAACCCTATCACCGGTTCTCATGCCGCTACCCATGTCCAAGGGATTCCTACCCCAGAAATTTACGAGTCTCCAAAATTAACCTCAGTCCCagtaaggaagaaggaaaataaCCAAACCCAGATCTTGGATATTAACTTTCCTACAAAAGTTGCCAAAACTCCAGTCTTGCCACAACCTACCATGAGTCTGGCCCCTTACTCAGATGAGAATTGCTTAAAGGAACCTACCTTGCTGCGGCCGCTAAGAGAAGAAGACAGATTTAGCGACAGAGGACAGAATGATGCGATTCCGGATGCTGACACTGCGGCAACAGGTTCTGTAAATGAGGCGCAGAGTGAGGTCCAGTCCAGTTCATCACCAATTCAGGTTTTGGATGTGCAGAATGGGTACAGCAGTGAGGGAGAGACTACCATGTATTCTGCAGAAACAGCAGAGAGCCGGAACTATCCAAGCCCTAGGGAGGGGAAGTTCCAGCAGATAGGGAGGAGCCAGAGCTGCGTGAACTACAACAGATGGAACACGGTTCAAAGGAATCCAGTGGCTCGCAAGGCGGGTTTGGAAAAGCAGAGGAGCTTCACACAAGGAAGAAAGCTCCATTCACAAGGGGCGATCCCTCAGAAGAGCAACGACTACTTCAGCCCAACTGTCTCCTCCATCATGAAAAAGCGAAACAGTTCAGAACAGCCACAACTGATCAACAGGCCACGCCAAAATGCAGTCCATTCATCTCCAAGATGGATGTTCTAA